A genome region from Streptomyces sp. NBC_01296 includes the following:
- a CDS encoding MarR family winged helix-turn-helix transcriptional regulator, whose translation MGEGAGITSAQEAANDELVLAFGRLQGAAGRLEYLLGGAIEEEFGISHLMYEVLLIVGRAGGAGMSMRAVAQERVLTTGGMTRLVDRMEAAGLVVRADDPADRRGKLVRLTARGEDIVVRASRLHVENIRRHFLAPLPEEAREQFMECLRILSHSARDALPRLR comes from the coding sequence GTGGGCGAAGGTGCGGGGATCACTTCGGCACAGGAGGCGGCGAACGACGAGCTGGTGCTCGCGTTCGGACGGCTGCAGGGGGCCGCGGGGCGGCTGGAGTACCTGCTCGGCGGTGCGATCGAGGAGGAGTTCGGGATCAGCCACCTGATGTACGAGGTGCTGCTGATCGTGGGCCGGGCGGGCGGTGCGGGCATGTCGATGCGGGCCGTCGCGCAGGAGCGGGTCCTGACCACGGGTGGGATGACCCGCCTGGTGGACCGGATGGAGGCGGCCGGCCTGGTGGTGCGCGCCGACGACCCGGCGGACCGCAGGGGCAAGCTGGTACGGCTCACCGCGCGGGGCGAGGACATCGTGGTGCGGGCCAGTCGGCTGCACGTGGAGAACATCCGCCGCCACTTCCTGGCTCCGCTGCCAGAGGAGGCCCGGGAGCAGTTCATGGAGTGCCTGCGGATCCTGTCCCACTCGGCGCGGGACGCCCTGCCCCGCCTGCGGTAA
- a CDS encoding DsbA family protein — protein sequence MNLVYVFDAYCGWSYGFAPTLAEVTLRHPGLPVEVVSGGLFTGPRAVPIREFGYVQGANTKIGELTGVEFGAGYERLIADGSFVMDSLDAARGMAALRQAAPDRAVELAIAVQAAFYQDGLSLSDPGTFTRIAAAAGLDPLEVGAALAAPAAPLVAEADFRRAAALGANAYPTLLAQDGDRTTVLAVGHAGPDKIDTLLEQFAAARTRSTASGR from the coding sequence ATGAACCTCGTCTACGTCTTCGACGCCTACTGCGGCTGGTCCTACGGGTTCGCCCCCACCCTGGCCGAGGTCACCCTGCGTCACCCGGGACTGCCGGTCGAGGTCGTATCGGGCGGCTTGTTCACCGGGCCGCGGGCCGTGCCGATCCGCGAGTTCGGCTACGTCCAGGGCGCCAACACCAAGATCGGCGAGCTGACCGGTGTCGAATTCGGGGCGGGGTACGAGCGGCTGATCGCCGACGGCTCGTTCGTCATGGACTCCCTGGACGCCGCCCGGGGCATGGCGGCGCTGCGGCAGGCGGCCCCGGATCGGGCGGTGGAGCTGGCCATCGCCGTGCAGGCCGCGTTCTACCAGGACGGCCTGAGCTTGTCCGACCCCGGCACCTTCACCCGGATCGCCGCGGCAGCCGGCCTCGACCCGCTGGAAGTCGGCGCCGCACTCGCCGCACCGGCCGCCCCCCTCGTGGCCGAGGCCGACTTCCGGCGGGCGGCAGCCCTGGGCGCGAACGCCTACCCGACACTCCTGGCCCAGGACGGTGACCGCACCACGGTCCTCGCCGTCGGCCACGCCGGCCCCGACAAGATCGACACACTGCTGGAGCAGTTCGCCGCCGCCCGCACCCGCTCGACCGCGTCCGGCCGCTGA
- a CDS encoding MBL fold metallo-hydrolase, whose amino-acid sequence MSTLDFKVIDLDFPVGSQNKTATLITGERDAFLIDTGFTRADGHRVAAEILDSGKNLTKVFISHADPDYYWGAEVIADAFPDAEILATPLVIEHIKAAYESKLKAWEPVGANRPTRLVEMAELTGDLTFEGHVFQLKGGHPGLPDRHYLWQAEHRAIVAGVLLFQNEHVWVADTAKPQDRAVWIELLDEMTALAPAFAVPGHRLPTPAALDASPIAYTRNYLTAFEDELDKADSGEALTNALVTRYPGSGMLIAAQLGAKVAKGEMTWG is encoded by the coding sequence ATGAGCACTCTCGACTTCAAGGTCATCGACCTGGACTTCCCCGTCGGCTCGCAGAACAAGACCGCCACCCTCATCACCGGTGAGCGCGACGCGTTCCTCATCGACACCGGATTCACCCGCGCCGACGGACACCGGGTGGCCGCCGAGATCCTCGACTCCGGAAAGAACCTCACCAAGGTCTTCATCAGCCACGCCGACCCCGACTACTACTGGGGCGCCGAGGTCATCGCCGACGCCTTCCCCGATGCCGAGATCCTGGCGACACCGCTGGTGATCGAGCACATCAAGGCCGCGTACGAGAGCAAGCTCAAGGCCTGGGAGCCAGTGGGCGCCAACCGCCCCACCCGCCTGGTCGAGATGGCCGAGCTGACCGGCGACCTCACCTTCGAAGGCCACGTCTTCCAGCTCAAGGGCGGCCACCCGGGGCTGCCCGACCGCCACTACCTGTGGCAGGCCGAACACCGGGCGATCGTCGCTGGCGTCCTGCTCTTCCAGAACGAGCACGTCTGGGTCGCCGACACCGCCAAGCCCCAGGACCGCGCCGTGTGGATCGAGCTGCTGGACGAGATGACGGCCCTCGCCCCCGCCTTCGCCGTCCCCGGCCACCGGCTGCCCACGCCCGCCGCCCTCGACGCGAGCCCGATCGCCTACACCCGGAACTACCTCACCGCCTTCGAGGACGAGCTCGACAAGGCCGACAGTGGCGAGGCCCTGACCAACGCCCTGGTCACCCGCTACCCCGGATCCGGCATGCTCATCGCGGCCCAGCTCGGCGCGAAGGTCGCCAAGGGTGAAATGACCTGG